A region of the Anolis sagrei isolate rAnoSag1 chromosome 4, rAnoSag1.mat, whole genome shotgun sequence genome:
attatttagccacttgtgctccttctatttttatcagttttatacttatttatacaatgcctttgacacaaaataaataaaagtttgttGCTTTTGATAAATTTTCCATACATCTTTCTAGACACATTGAGTCTGCAGTAGAATCCCTGTTCCTAATAACTTAAGCATAGTTTTCAATGCATGGTTTGGGGATGCAGTAAACAAATAACACCAACCCTCCCACACCACCTCTCTCTAATTAATGAGTATCATGTTTCTaataaagaaaggaagacagTAGACTTCACAAGCCCATGGGCTGCCCAGCTATTGTCctggctttcttttcttttggaaaGGTGACAAATTGACTTCAATTGGCAGTGAAGgccttttcccacagcttcatAATTTGCATATCCTCCTACCTTCCTGGCAACATAATGACATGAGCGTACAGAAACCACCCAATTTTTACTGCTGGGAAACTTAAATTATATCTAAACAGATCAGCTTTCCAGAATCTAAATTGGGCACAGAACATTCAGATTATCTCAGACAAAAACACATGGCTCCTGGACAAGGATTTCCAGTTACAGTGGAAAGGCAGCCATAGGAATTTGTAAAGTCCAAAAGAGGCTGACACTCCCAGAGCTGGCCAGCATGGATTGGAAGTGATAATGCTTCACTTAAATTCACAAGATCAGAGGAGTTGGACTATATTCAGTATTTTAGTAATGGAAACACTGTTAAGAGGTGCCAGTGTTCTGTTAACAGAATTTGAACAAAGAGCAGAAGGAACACTGAGCTCAATGTCACTGTGCTAAGCATCGTCTGAAACAATCAGAATTAAACTCTTTCTTCTTTAAACATAATTACTGTATCTAGATATTTCAATGTTTAGTATTGTCAATTGAACAAACAAATTTCAAAGCAACTGATTAGAAATCAACAGGCTAAAATAATGTATGAAAATCAAGCTTGAGCGAAGAGACAAGTTTTGACTTGCAATTGAATTGAGAGTAGCATCAGCACAAACCAGGCCTCCAAACTCAAGCCATTCTTCAGGGAGTTTGACACCTGTTCACAGTTGAAAACAGTTTCCACAAGTGGTAGAGCTTTCTTCAATGGGCATGACAGCACTGGATAAAACTCGAAGATTTTGGTATGTTCTATTGTGAGGATTAGGATTGTAATCACTGTTTATTTCATCCAGGCACATTCTCCTTGGAGCAGACTGAAGTGTTCCGGTAAAGAACTGAAATCCAACAGCCCTTCTGCTAAGCAGCCCACATTGGATTTGTTTGCAGTTCTCTGCATTGAGAAGAGCCATTATGTAGCTTTTGTAAGATATGGCCCTTCTCAAGCATCCTGGCTTTTCTTTGACAGCATGGCTGGCACACTGAGTAAGAAAAACTTTTGGTACTTATttctgcaggtttttttttaatgaaatgcatTACAAAACTGAATGTAAAAGACAAACAATGTGCCAAAGATGTTATTTTCAAAATTAGCCATCAGAGAGTATCAACTGGAAAATTTAGGATGCCAAGATGTGTGCCTATTTGGACTACATAATTCTTTTGTGAGCTACAAAATAAACGAGATAGCATACTTCAGTAATACATGAACACAACTTGACACAGTTGTTTTATTGCCCATTGTAGCATACTTGCACTTTTGTTTCTATTTTCAAAATTGCTTTTAATGTCCTTGCTCTTGTTTTTCTTTAGAGAATGAGAAGCAAACAAATATCCCTGTGGTAAAGGCCTGCCCTCAGATTGGACACTATTTGGCTATGTCACCAGCGGAATTTGCCACTGTGGATACTAACCAGATGGACAAGCTTTCCAGAAGATTCTTTTGTGATGCTTACACATTCATGTACCAAGAACCAAATCACAGCTCTTACAAATATCAGTTCATAAACTGAGGTCTTTGTGAGACTTCAAAAACTCAGAGACCCAGAGTATCTCTGTAGCAGACAGAACCACTGATGTGGCCAGAAGCAATAGACCTTCCACAATCAGCTTGGAGTTAAAGACATTGGTTTGTGTtttagcaactcagtgctttGAATGCCAGATTTTCTGGACATAACAATAACATAGCCGTTTTCTAGACTTCTCCCCAGGCAGACACATTGGCATCAGGTTGCTGGTTGAGTGATCCAGTGTGTTTAATCATCCCCACTGAAGATGTGTTATGCTACCATACTCTAGGAACAGCCCAGCAAGGTACAGCAGGGAGAGACTGAATGCAGAACGAGCTTTTGAAGATGGAAGTCCTTCTGCTGATGTCAAAGACATGAAGGATACAAACATGCAAGACAATGGGGAAATGGTTTCTGAGAAGAATGTTGCCAAACAAAGCATTACAGAAGATAGAAGCCAGCACCAGTCTGAAAAACTACCTCATGTACTGAAGTGGCTTATTTTAATCAAATACAGAATGTCAGAATTCCTTTTTGTCATAACTACTTCTTAAGTAGTTAGGAATAACCGATGGCTCTGAGTCAATGCTTTTTTTTGGGTAAACGTATGCTAAAAATAACTGATCATAGTCATCGTTAGTTCTCAACACACTGAAAGAATGCTTAACTTTATTGACTCTGTCAAGTATTCTTTCAGCATGTTGGGCAGAGGCAGAAATGAGTTAACAACTTTCTATGTTTGTTATGTAACAAAACTAGTTTTGGGTAGTTCAGTGTCCAATTATTTCACACATTGCTTCAAACCACTTTTCTGGGTTGATCTTTTTGAGCTGAAAGTGCTGAATACAGATTGGCCAGGCACGGTGGTTAGAAGATCATCCCTGCAAACCATTTTAATATATCCTCTAAGGGCTCTAACATAAAACCAGGCTGAAATATTTTGGGAATAAATTCAGTGTACTTCCAGCATCTTAAAATTGGTCTCTCTTGTGGATAGTAAACTTAGTAAAAAGCCACAGAGGTTCCTTTGTTCCAATGGCTAGATGGAAATTATTAAGAAATAATGGCAGCAGACATATTTTGCTTGAAAAAATTCCCATCCCCCACATTTATAACCAGCCAATAATCAAAGAACTGGTGATGGAGAGAAGCTCTTCTTCCCATCAGATGTTCTCTTCCTGGAAAGCAAACGAAACACATAAAATATTCTCTTCAATCCTAATTTTTTCTTCTAGGCCATTCTGTTTTACTGATTCTGCAGGAGGAAAAGCCATCCACTCTAACAAAGTATAATGCTCTGAAATCAATTAATTTATTAATCTTATGCTCTAACCAGGAAAGCTAAACTATGAGTAAAAAACTCCAATGGTCAGTATCTTAATAAATTAATTAGCAAGCCATGCCCAGGTTTTGCTTTAACCTATCATGTGTATGtttagattttgttttgttttattttattatatcattaataaaatgtatttatgattttaaaaaattaaaaatctcattttttcaaagctctaattttatttttttatccactctgttttaaaagcATCTGGTTAAATTATTTTGGGCCAATACACAGAAACTAAAGGATTTCCATGGAATGCAGGGTGGGGGCAACTTTTGAAACTCACTGAAGTTTTAGCAATGGATTATAATATGATGCACAGTTGAGGACATTTTCCTCATGAATGTCCATCAGGAATTTTAAATCTCAGCAGAACGCCTCTGGATTAATTTATCCAAATATAAAtggaatttttcaatttgtgcaaGAGCTTTTAGGCAACAGGTTACTTTTAGCCAATGAATTGCGACTGGATTACTGCAGCATGTATGAGAAATTTGTCCCTACGTAAAAAGAGTGAGGATCAGTCAAGCTTAAATTTCTGATATCGCTCCTGCTTTAGTCATGTCATCATAATGGGCTCCAAAATACAAACACATAAAAGCTCTAGTCATGAGTGCTTCAAAAGCCCACAGCATACTTGCATAGGGATCTTTGAGTAAGCAGAGGATGCATGCATGTGATACAGAATGCTTATGCAGTGACAATGTAATTCAAAATCCAAGCCTGATGGAacatttttgtagtgcaaaagaccaCAAACTCACTGTAAAATTGTGAATTAGTTCAAGCAATGCAGTTTTTTTCTTGCTAGGACCAACGGCACTGACAAAGATGAGACACTTAGTAGGACAAGATGAATCACACATCCAAATAAGATGGGACACGGCTCATCCTATGTATAAGCTCAGCACATGTCAGCTACTGGTATAACAATACAAGAACACCCTAGTATTGGGAGGAGATACGTTTATTAATTCTGGATAAGATTCATGCAATTATATTGCTAGTAGAGCTACATATAGTAAGGCCTTCCACTTCTCAATTTGTGGATCACCAAGTTACCATGCTGATCATGACAGGTGCCACACAGTTTAAAAATGTTTACCTTATTTAGCATCACACTCATGAATGGGACAGTGCTATTCTAATATAGGAAGCCATGATGAGCAATGCCCAATGCCCAACTCTCCTTGCAAAACATTGTCTAACCTGGGAAATGTGGCCACTAACCCAACTGTATGGCTACTAGCTGCAGTTCTTTGATGAAAGAAGGGAATATTTCACACAGTTTTGTTCATTCCAAAACAAAGACTTGTCTCAAGTTTGGTCATCTACTTGCCAGAAGGAAAAACATGCTTTGACATAACATATTTGCATGTTGCGGATTGTTGTTTCCACTAATTTCTCCTCTCTTCAGCTGCAACACTCTGTCTCCAACCAACACTGAACATCATTCCAGAAACTTCTTCAGTCTTTATAGTTGCCCTTGTAGGGACAGAGGAGGAATGAAACTTCATTCAAGGGACTTTGGATCCAAACGATCATTCCTAGAAATATTGCCCTCTGACATTATAAAACACACTGGAATTATGCTTTCTTGGAGCTAGAACACTCAAGTTACAAAGTCAGCACTAGCAAACAAATCTATGATCAGATTGTTTAACTAAAAGCTGCAACAGGTACCCACTGCAATGATAGAGatccaatgcaaaagtattaagAGATACCAAGACCAGAAAAAATGTCATGCCATTTTTTGAAAGAAGAGAATGCCACCAAAAGTTAAACAATATCTCATGCCAGCTTTTTAACCATGTGACATTTATTAGAGTGTTCATGTATAAAATGTGGTGTATGAACAATGTTTCAAGTAAACAAATTCAAATGCAACTTAAGCTCAGAAGAGATCAaacttattgggggggggggggacagttcTCAACTGAGGAggagaattttaaaaattaagctaCATTCCAAAAGACCTTTCAAAGAAACAGTAGTGTTATGTCTCTTGCAGCTCaaaacagaaggggggggggggggagaaaaacgTGGTAGCACTTTTAACACTAACTGGTTTTAGCATGAGCTTCAAATGCAGCAGATTGTGATCCCGATATTAAAGCTCCAGGTAATAAAGCATATTTCTACTGTTGTAGGCATGGAACAGGTTCTAGAAATGTGCAAACGTAAAAGGTTTCAGAATGATAAACATCATGTCCCTTGCCCAACATTCTCAGAGCTGGGTGAGGAGATACAGGTCTTTTCTTTACCTACAGTGGTTGATGTGTGAAAGTATTAACACTGCATACCAGAAATCGATTTTGCTGGGTTCAAAACTCTGAGAAAATTCCTTTCTCTAtgccactggttcccaacctttggtcctccaggtattttggatttcagctcccacaattcccgaCAGCTAGTAAGCTGtcagggttttctgggagttgaaatccaaagcaaatggaggatgaaaggtaGGTACCCACTGCTCTATACaggagactctcagttaactgacaCATGCGGACTGGTAGATGCCAAACAACTGTAGTTTCTGTTTGCTTGAGAATTACTACTCCAGTAGGTCTAATACTATAACCCATgatataccataccataaactctgtattgacttgatattaatattgaaatacaataattgaaaggAAATTATGACAAATAGACAAATTTAACTAAAAGTAGCACAATTTCACTGTAATAtaaaactgattttattttattataacattgatttttatttttatttaatgtattatttctttgattttttttgccaGTCGCTTGCAAATtatggttaactgagagtctactgaaaAAATTAGGGCAAGGGACATAATCTACATCTTTCTGAAGCCTAATACATTTCTTATGTTGCACTCTGTGCTGAATCTGAAGAAGTGTGCTGAATCCACTTAATCtcatgataattttttttaaaaatagtcttaAAAGTGCTGCAGCAttactttgtctcctttctttctaTACCAGAAGAGTGTGTTTGATAAATTGGCAACGGAGATCTTCAACAGCAGTCACTACTATGATTTTTAGCAACAATTGTGCTTCAGCCTTCCCTGTGCTGCAGAATTCTTCTCTAATGTTAGGTCCCCATAGtaatgggggaaaaaaaagataaaatggtGTTCAAGATACCATATAGAAAACTACCTTGGGAATTCCAAATATGTCAACATTTTAGATTAGGAAAGAGGCAAGGGAATTCAGAATCCATCCAGTTAAAACTCAAGCAAGGTTCTCTCCATAAGGCAGTTTTACTGCAAAGTTCCTCTTTCATGTTAgattaagattttaaaaacagTCTATTCCAAGAAGATGTCAGTCCTAAGCATACCCATGTAGACAAAAATGAatatataaaattttatttagACAACATCTATATTTATGATTCATAAGTGTGCTAAACTAGCGTACAGTCAATGTCATTATCTTTGATATCATTATTTAATAATCACAAAGATCAAAACTGAAACTCTAGGTCAACGTACTCTCAGCTCTGGAAGAGTCATAGAAGACAATAGCTGCCTCAATTAATCTATGCTATGTTTCAGTTTCAGAAACCTATCAAGGTCCCCAAATAACTGAGttctgaaatacattttaaattagtTTGTGCATTTAGACTATTGAACTCTGAGGTAGGCACTGAATTAGTTGGCTGTTAAGGTGTTTCTAAATCACTGTGACTGTTCTGCAAGTTCAACAGTCAAGCCAGGTAAGACTAGCATTTTTCATTAAGAAGTCAACATCCCAAGTTTCAGAAACAATCGGATTATGTTTGTAATACTGTACACAACCCAAATCTGAGAAATCCTCAAGGAacccattaaaatattaatacttAATACAATCAATTAAATCAGATCAATTCTTTAATTTTCTTAAAACAGAGACAACCATCAAACCTATGCTAGATAATAAATTCTGTGGATTTATTTTCCTCCCAAAGGTCCCATGATGTTACAGTTTTTAAAACTGTATCTAGCAAATGGAAGACAAGTCAAAATTTAAATACAGCTCATTCAGAGGACGGTATGACGGGCTCAAATTAATTGACATGGTCACCTTTTTAGGACATCAAATTTTGTTGTTGCCATACTGGATAGTCACAGAAAGGACCAAAAGATTGAATAGTCTTGTATTGTCTGCAAAATATTTGATGGCTTTTTGTGTTCTGGAAaagcaacattttttaaaataatcaagaCTGACTCAATTTCTCTTCTCAGAAGGCATATGACTTGACCCATATCCTTGGACCGCAGGTATAAAAGCCATCATATTTTACCTCCCCCCAGTTCAAAGGCTGCATCTTAAAGTGTTCTTCAATCTATTAAGACAATTGATTTGGCTGACTCGGTCAATCATAAtggatggcagtgtagaagattaTCCAGACGACCTAAAAAAGAACACACAAGAAAGGACATCAACAAGAGACTAGACGTACTAGCTACTAAATCCAGActgagaaaatattttgttttcctctttttgaATACTAACATACTCAATAGCTATAATCAACTTTTAAGAAGAGTCTATTTGAAACCCACATTTTAGTTAGAAAGAGTGGGACAGTGTAGACTTGTCCCTCTCCACCAGTTTCTGTAATATGAAGTACATACAACAACTCAGGGTAAAAGAGATGGGGTACCAGAAATGTGCTGTTTTATGTATGAAAAAAGTAAAAGGGTATATTTAAAGCTACACAGAGCCACCCGAGTTTAGGGATTAGCTTCTGTTTTAATAAGTGTGAAAAAACATCTAGTTTCAATTATCTTACTAATTTTGTATTTCTGCAGACCAAGAATGGCATTTTGAAAGCAATGCTGGTCCCAATAGGAaaccaaaagggaaaaaatgtcAGGGAGCAGACTAAGCCAGGTTTTTCATATGTAGGTAGATTTCGTTATTGGGGGATAGTAATGGCAGTAGAGGAATATTCAGTCTcaagtctctctcacacacatcatCTTCAATAAGATGCAGTACAGAGAATTAAAGATCTTACTATTTGATCAGTGAGAAAGACACTTCAGTACTCCAATAATAAATGTTTTCAATTTCCAATCTCCATTGTTCCCTGCCATTGACCATTCTCGTTGAAAATGGGAAATGAAGCATTTAGCGGACAAGTTACCACTACCTTTGGGATGGCAGCAGGGACCACAAAAATCACCTTGTAGCATTTTCCCAGATAAAGATTTGTCTATATCTTGAACCTCTTAATGTATGGTAACAACACTCTATAAACAATTAGGATAAATACCAAAAACAGTGCAAAAGATGTCATGAATCCTTCCTTTGTTAGCTCCCATGTTCCGCCATATTCTTCTTCATCTATCTGCTGAAAGCTGCTAAAATAAAGATACAGCACTCCAGCATTTATAAGACAGAATCTGTGGAGGTGAGGAAGAAATAGTATCAGAATGTGTTATCATCATGCCTTTCTCCAAAGATGGGGtttaaggcagtttacaaaatttTAAACTGTtcaagcttaataataataataataataataataataataataatataaaactttatttataccccaccatctctccccaagggactcggaacggcttatgtgaggccaagaccaacaacacatcagtaaaaacaacaagcaataagcaaatagacaatgcaattaatataactcatatatagataataatacacAAAGATTTAAAGGATTTAAAGCATTTACAAAAGCTGAAAAAGAACAACAACGTTATTTTTAACATAtccaaaacagttgaaaacacTTCAAAAGAATTTCAAAACCACAATTTCCAGTAAGGACTACACAAAAAGTCTTCAACTACCAATAAAAAGAAAGCAACAAGGGGGCCAACTGGAAACAAGTCCTCACCAATCATAACTGTGAAGGTTGTGAGATTGAGAAAAAGTCCTCCCTACTGATCTTAAAGCTCACACTGGCTTATATGAGGAAATAATGTCTTTCAGATAGTCTGAACCAAGCCATGTTAAGGTTTTAAAGGTTAAAAGTAGTACAGTACTTTGAATTATGTATGGAAACAAACTGGGAACCAACAGACATGTTTCAACAGGTGAGACACATGAACTCAGTTCCAGTCAGCAGCAGCATTTTGGACCTAATGATATTTTAAACTACTTTTCGTTTTAAATCAAAAGCTCTTCTTTTGCTCTAGAAAGTTTCAGAGTATTTGTGAGTACGTCTGtctgtttgcattattttactccctCTCCACAGAAACCAAGAGATAAGTCTCTCTTTTTACCACAAATTGTACTTCTGCAGCACCGCAGATTCACAATTTAAAATCTGCTGACACACATCAATGTATAATGCAAATTACATGAGGACTTAATGTCAATATTGAGACACACTCAACTTATGACAACTATTTCAACTTCAACCTGCACCAACTTTTCAGTGTTCAATAGAagacaaggagaaggagaacaacaaaaacaacttacATTGCTATGCCCACAAATCCCTTCAATGGAACAATGCCCCAGATCACTCCCAAAATAACAGCAATGATCTGCCGGAACCAGTAAATCACATCTAGAAATTCATCCTGCAGAAAGGAGGCAAAATCAAAGTTCATAAGATCCATAAATCTAATTCAACATATTTAGCAAAATGCCATTTGTGATCATAGGAAATCTGGACTCGGTTGCTTTGTTCAATAGGAACTTGGAAGCGTTTGAGAGAATAGCCCAAAAAATTGAAAGAAGCAAAAAAGGGAACAGAAGCAGGGAGTGAAAGGTATCACTACTGCAAACTGAGCTGTAATTTTGTACTTTCAAAATGTGAATGTGTATTTCAatattgttatgtgtcttcaatttGTTTCTGAGTTATGATGACTCTATCACAGGTTTTTCTAggcaagacttgttcagaaggctgagactgtgacttgcccaaggtcacccagtggtgtTCAGTGgccgagcagggatttgaacaccagccttcagagttgtagtccaagactcGACAAACTACATCTTGTTGGCTCTTGTGTACTTTAAGACTTCTGTCCAAAGCTCCCTCAAGAAGCTATTTTCAATCTTCGAGGCTGACATTCAGACAGTCCAATACGGCCTCTCTCTCAGATTGAGAGCCAATACTGGATTCTGCTATCCAGGTTCAAAACTAATCACTGTACCACACTGCATTTCATAGATAACTAGACATAATGTaaagggaaaactttacctttaccttttattgctTATATATTATGTCTTGTCTTTTTGGTTTCTGCTTATGTATTGTAATTTGATTCTGTTGTGAGCCACCTGAGTCCTTGTGGAGAGGGGCGAGATATAAATTAAGTTGTTTATAgttgtcattgttattattatgagccCCGGTAgtaaagtgggttaaacccttgtgctggcaggactactgactgacagatcagtggtttgaatccagggagagcgggttgagctccctctgtcagctctagttccccatgcggggacatgagaaaagcctcccacaaaagtggtaaaaaatcaaacatccaggtgtctcctggacaatgtccttgaacagctaactctctcacaccagaagtgacttgcagtttctcaagatgctcctgacacacacacaaaattattattatcattaataatactGCCTGGTGGTACAGtaggttaaaatgctgagctgctgaacttgctgattgaaaagtcgcaggtttgaatctgggtagcggcatgagctcccactgttagccccagcttctgccaacctagcagttcaaaaacatgcaaatgtgagatcaataggtactgctccggcaggaaggtaaggatgctccatgcagtcatgtcagccacatgaccttggaggtgtctacagacaatgccggctcttcggctttgaaatggagatgagcaccaacccccagagtcggacacgactggacttaacctttacctttacctacctattattgttattattattatttgttgtgttAAAagcgtcttgagaaactgcaagtcgcttctggtgtgagagaattggccatctgcaaggatgctgctcaggcatgtagctggggggggggcttgaggggcttcagcccccccccccctgaaattcttatggtggttcgcgaaaaggccttattggtgcattatgtaaactgttatgtttattcatatcatgatctgatcagcatactcaatatatcccatatgcatgggggtattggggtaatgatataaaaggtttgctaaggtagaccctctttcactcagactcagccccccccccccgaaactcacccccgcctgaaaaaactcagccccccccccccaaaacgaaatcctggctacgggcctgactcagatgttttgatgtttttaccatccttttgggaggcttctctcatgtccctgcatgaggagctggagctgatagagggagctcatccgcactctccccagatttgaacctgcgacctgtcggtcttcagtcctgctagcacagggattattattattattactgacacaaaaacacagtatgtcacagctaaCGAGATACATATGCTGGATTCCGTATCACAAAATCGAAcacgtcccaagtgtctaggactgtgtgatgtattttcgaaagaTGCGcgcagattcaagtaaggtggccttttgatgttgacagattgtgatgatgatgatgatgattattattaaggCAGCCACAAGTAGGTCTAGCTCAgtcattcccaaactttggtcttggcgctgttttggacttcagctcccagaatccttcatcATTGGCCCAAAAAGCAGAGGCtgcttggagttgaagttcagaaCTTAGCCCAGCGTTTCCCTCTTTGGTctcccaggttttttggacttcacttcccaGAATCCCTCGTCATTGGCAGAGGCAGCTGGGAATTGggagtccaataataataataataataaaaaataaacccaGAGAgaatcgtgggggggggggggggggtgggcgcCTCGCCACTCCTTCATGACCTTTATGACAGTGGGCCTGATGGCGATGTGGCGCTCGGCCTTACCTTGTCCTCCCAGGAGGAGTCGCTCCGCAGCGCTTTGCTCCACAGCGAGGCCCGCAaggcgccgccgccgccgcccccaCCGTTGGCCACCGGGTGATGGTGCTGGTGCGGCTGCGAGGGCGACGTCGGCTCGTCCTTCCGCCGGTGGCCGCCGCTCATCGTCCCCGCAACCAGGCCGCCCACCAGCCGAGCGCGCCGTCGCCACTGGGCACGCgggcacgcacgcacgcacgcgccCACCTGAGCCGCTCGGCCAATGGCCTCGCCGCCGCCAGATGCTCTACGGAGCGCGGAAAGAGACAATCCGGAAACGCGTCGCGGATTTTTTCTCCCTGTTTTCTTTTCCAACAGCGCAGACTAGAGGTTGGCAGAGGAGAGActccagagagagaaaaagaaagagagacacacacacacatacacacagagaaaggatttttttttttttggggggggggggggggaacacggGACTGGATGCTCCTTTCCTATTTGGAGTCAAGGGATACCTctataccaggcctgggcaaacttgggccctccaggtgttttggacttcaactcccacaattcctaacagcctcaagccccagTTTCCATTCCTCTTGGAGGgccggtatataaatgtagtaaataaataaataaaataaataatagtatgataactgggtctggaagctccgaGTGTTACAGAGATGCCGCATCGCTCCTTCGGGAGCACAGTTTACACAAGAGAAACATAGCTAATGTAGGCCAGGCcggagacagataatatagaaggaatgtaagagttctttaatggtgaaaccctaaccTAAActgtaagcctaagcctaaccccttaccctaacccaaatcctaaaccttacccaaaccctaaccataacctcTAACCCAAAATGAAACCCTAAACTTtgcccttaccctaacccttaccctaaccgtgAACCGTAtcgtaagcctaagcctaaccccttaccctaacccaaagcctaaaccttacccttacgctaacccaaaccgaaaccctaaaccttaccctaaccctaaactataccctaaccgtaacccctaACCCAAATCgaaaccctaaaccttgccctaaccattaccctaaccctgaaccataccataagcctaagcctaaccccttacccaaacccttaccctaacccttatgcTAACCCAAACcgaaaccctaaaccttaccctaaatcataccctaactgtaacccctaacccttaccctaaccctgaactgtACCATAAGCCTATgcctaaccccttacccaaacccttaccctaaccctgaaccgtaCCATAAGCTTAAGCCTAActccttaccctaacccttacactaaccCAAACCGAAACCCTAAACCATACCCTACCCGTAACCCCTAACCCAAACTgaaaccctaaaccttgccctaacccttaccctaacccttacccttaccctgaac
Encoded here:
- the RAB5IF gene encoding GEL complex subunit OPTI, giving the protein MSGGHRRKDEPTSPSQPHQHHHPVANGGGGGGGALRASLWSKALRSDSSWEDKDEFLDVIYWFRQIIAVILGVIWGIVPLKGFVGIAIFCLINAGVLYLYFSSFQQIDEEEYGGTWELTKEGFMTSFALFLVVWIIFYTAIHYD